cggtttcttttttttaacatactggtGGATAGTCaggttaaaagaaatacaaggttagaacagcatgtaatcgggcttgctagaatttcaatttgatgtatcacaccgactgctgggcaagagaTAATTTTGACGGAAGCAGTCATagtctttgacgtcactatttctagaattttgaatttgatatatCAAACCGACGGCAGGGCAAGAGcgaaacacgcaaccactcatatactatgacgtcaatattaaaaagcatggtgtcagtcaaacatcagtcgtacatgcgttttggtattaccttgtatttctattaacctagggtagatagtatttttttcctctatggtcacatccattatttttatatgtaattattttttcttttttttatatgacgcgCTGACCAATACGCTTCTCGTTAAAAAATGAGTTCTCACCaagacaattatatatatagacagacaaacttttctttttgaatatggagttgttgttgttttttagtaaTCCTTGTTTTATGGACTTGTAGTTGTAAAATCATTCAACATAaatcatatatctatatattaaatgtgaatgtatcTATATTCTATGTCCTTCAATCACAGCCGAACCAATGAGTTggtttttctgaaatttttcatgtagattCTGCAAGTACCAGAAACAGTTctggtaacttttttttggccTTCGGGATCATGGGGgcctttgaatataattttttacactttaCCATTACAAACCTTTTAACCTGCTTCAGAGACCAGTAGCCAACAACCTGTGGATGGGGGGTGGTATTCTAGCTTATTAAAAGGGGGTCTGGTTCTTAGAAATGTGGGCTGGTGCAGTTTAAACTACCTTGAGGTTTAGTACTTCACTTGTACAAGCCagagtgtattttgggatatgaAGAAGGTTCCTTGATATTTAGAGAAGGGGAGgcagataaatttaacttgcctcgAACCCAGATATTCACTTGCATAGCCCGTTTGCTGAGGTGAATTACAGAATATtaagatatcaaaaaaaaaaaaaaatcgaaaatccatagcttatttacaaaaaatttcaaaaattcacaactattttattttactgtagaactatattatacttttttggatttttaaaaaaaaatccatagctattcaaacaaaattaaattttttggaaaaaaaagaagaattaaatttgttggatatTTTGTTTggtggggggggggctacagccccctGCGGACGCCAATGCAGTTAGTCAATCCTTTCTaactaaataattgttattctatcattgttgggaattgttcacagcttaacaaaagcaGTAAcatccacagctgacaacaattacactgtttatttttgtattagtgaggTAACGATGTCTCAGAACTAattcatattacatattatattaacagTTAACACTATTtcagaaagtaaaaataattaaaagcatTTCACCTCCAGTGTTGTGAATCAAACTATAAACTATTTTGATTGTATCTCCAAAGAGTCTATATCTTGGAAGTCGATTCGGCCTTTGTATAATTCCACCAATGACGTGTCCCGTATGTATGCCAATCCTGAGTTTCAATCGATACTAAAAACATATGATATTTCTGTTTAATTAACATTGATGGTAGGTACTGgatgtcataaaaattgattcaatatggaaataatataggtatatacaggttattatcaaattgaaaataattagccaatttatttttcctgtCGATATATCAGTCGGCCTTAAAGTTTTGATCAAATTGATTAAGTGAATAATCCTCACCTTTGGCTTATTTGGTGTAATAAAATGGGTTGATTGCCCCAGGAGCTCCAGTGCTACTTTGGCAATTTCTGCTGCATGACTAAGTACTTTATCATTATCTTCTATTCCCCCAGCTACCAAGCAGGAATCATCCATGTAATCTACTTTGTGAACTTTATATTTCTCTATGCAATCCTCATAAAGCTTATAAATTGAGTTGAGGAAAATGACTATCTGTTATAggagaaataaattcatttaatttcagtttcaattttaatcaaataaccCAACCTCAATTGGaccaaattccttaatttgaacTTGAAAATCCTCGACATCTGCTTTTAAAATTGAGAGAGATTCATACTGGTCTGACAATAATACTTTGTTCCTGGTCTTTAAAAAGCCATATTTCTTTGGCAATAACTGTAATATTAAATGGGGCATTAAGACTTCaaataaaggaagaaatatCTTCAAGATTCAAATTGAGCTACTGATTTGATGTTAATTATGgcctatgtatatataaactattaacCTGTATAAGAATACGAttcacttttttctttcaaatttgatCTCATCCGCTTTATATGATATAGTCGTTGAAAATCTCTTTATAGTTACTGTTGCATTCCGAactagaaatataattataggacTTATGATCAAGACAGATATTAATATCATAATTCCAAAAGCCTGTTGCCGATTTGCTGCCTTCAATTCTTCAACCACTATTGCTTCTATTCGAAGTCGCAGATCTCTTATGGCATCTCGCAATGCCTCTGTATATCCAAAAGTTGCTTGATAAAATTTAAGTGCTTCTCCCGTACTGGCTTGTCTCGGTATTTGAGCCAGTACCGCTTTTCGACTCTTTTGTAATGCTGAGTAATGAACACCTTTAGacttaattttttggtataaatcCTTCATGAAAGGTACGTAGTTCTGTGATTGTTCTAGATACTCATCTCCCAATGTGATATGTCGTATGTACTGAATGTAGTTGTCATAGGTAATCTTACCCTGACCGTAATAACGTATGCCATAAGCTACGGCAATTCCCAGATTCTCAATGCACCTTCATAGTAGACATTTTATAGGTTTTtagaaatatctaaatatttttagttgtaCCTCACCTCAACAAATTTACATAAGCAATGAGATACTTCCAAACAGTACTACTATTTGTCGTTTTTATTCCTGTAGACAAATGATTGAGGAAAACAGAATTTACGGAATTGTACCAATTTAAAATGGAATTAATGTCTTCTTCATCTTGGCTGATACGTTGTCGAAAATCTCCGTGTCGTATCTGAAATCGTAGTTTTGATTTGAACATTTCCTTTTCCTTCGATTCCTATTGTAATAGGGTGTTAAAATTCCATCCAGTTATTTAACGAACTATAATTTGCTAATACTAGTtgagaaattaattattcactCTACCTTTATATCTGGCCAAGGTGTACGCTCCAAAGCGCCATCCGTTATTTTAAAGCGCTCGGAGAGATTTAACCCAAGGGACTGTTttccatatgtaaatatataaaaggcaACTTCCGATCTCTCTCTTTGCATATTAGATATGAACTTCTCTAGGTGTGTGGCTCCATTTACTTTATTTCGACTTTCTTCTACGTCTTGTTGATAGATCAGGAGATCATTTAGCGTCGTTgcattttgaataataagggCAGCAATGGGCAAAAAAGGTAGAAGTATCATGATTATAGAATATACTTGCTGACCTATTTTTGTTTTCGGATTCACTTTACAAAATCCAGCATTCAGAACATTGTCCTGGCATTGATTCTTATTGTTAGTGTTCTAAATGGAAAAGGATTGTATAAAGGTTGTAtttaccaaggttaatagaaatacaaggttataccataacgcgtgtacgactgatgtttgacttccaccacaattttaatattgtcGTCATAGTAGATGTGTGGTTGTGTGTTTTaacaaaatctgtttttcttgcgcagcagtcggtacgatacattaaatggaaaaattctagcaatagtgacgtcatatactatgagtggttattttgttttgtcaaaatctgcttgttttgcccagcagtcggtacaatacaacAGAATGAAAATTCTAATAAGCCTGattgattacatgatggtctaaccttgtattttattaaccttggtatgtacaaaaaaaaaaaaaaagtgggggTGTCTTTGGGGTGTAGGTAAGGTCGAAGATGGAATTGAAACTTACGTTAGCAATCTCCTTTGTAGTTTCCTCCTCGTTCTTCCAGAGTTTCATTTCTATGTCTATATTAATTACTGTGATCGTAAGTTCTACTTTGGTCAGACTTCTCACATATAAGTAATAACTGAATCCGAATACTCCAACTCTTTGAgtggggatttttttatttaagaagatTATTTAGATAAGAGgcttaatttattgtctattaCTTCTTATTTCccttaaatacatacattcaattaattatagatgTTACCGTTATCAATTGAACCAATAATACGAAAGTTCTCTCATGATCAAATAAAAGATTGTAcctaatgttttataatattcaaatacatttaatagTAATTTGTACGAATACATATAACTCATATTTCCTCCAGGAGTGGAGGTCAACTTTATGGATGTGATATTGAGATATTATGtacttgtatgtatgtagacaTCCATGGTATATCTACCTGAGCggcaaattcaaatttaatcctCCTCAATCTGATTCTTTGTTTATTAGCacatttccttcttcaaataatattttctttgtaggAGTACGAGGAGAAGTCGGGAGCAAGGCATATGgcactactgaattaagacccttctCAGTGAGTTGGAGGAGcatagttttgcaaaaaaaaatataccatcaaaaTGACACTCCAAACTCAAAAGCTGTGACATGTGGGCTTCAGAATCtgttgagaataaaatattccagATAAGGGACCATACATGTTAACTTTGCAATGTCtaaatatggttaaaaaaataattttaaaccatTTACAAAAGGACTTTTCCAATTTGTTGAAGCTTCGGGTCGCCATatgattatatatgtttttgcaTATTATGATCTTATCTTGTAGATATCACTCTCAGCTCtcagaattaatataaaaacccCCATTTAGTATCATTCTCACAAACTCAGATATTTGGGTCGAAAAACTATCTCTCGCACTTTTATGCTGAGTGCTCAATATTATTTTCGTTtgtattatacttattatttaagaCATAAATAGGAAAACTTTTTGCAAAACAGACACGTTCAGCAAAGTTTCCGTTCGGCAAAATTGCATTCGGCGAAGTggatttggaaaaaaaggtttttgacaAAGTGTACTAGAGCCCCTTCTATATTATGCCTCATTTTAAGCGaatttatattatctatattaataaagcaaattttatcattgtgaatgcatatttgaataaaataaggcatttttgatctaagaaataacaatgtagtcatatgaATAAAATCTCAATGGCGTTTGGCATGTAGCATCAAGCATGTATACAAGGTGTATTGTATATCGTGCtacctgatgtatatcatataatatacagcataaagaaaaaaaagcgtataatataatattgttcgCTGACGTATAGTATAtcctaatttatatacatttagagTAGATGTTAAGAGACGGATGAAATATGAAAcactggtatgtaaaaatgaatgaactcTCTTGGGTGTTTAGATCAACTcttattaaaaagaacaaaaaatgaagttgtttatataaaatttaaaaaaagaaaataattttgctttaattgaAGTCAACCAAGGAACCAAAGTACACCTTGGCTcctcaaataatattaagaaaagtttCTTTAACTGtgattataatttctttattcttgagaagagaacatctaagtattgagtaactacttatgagtgtgctcatgaaaaaatggagagtaacgcCGATGATTTGatgcaaagttatttttatattattaaagcacaATTTGTAGGTTCTTCAACgtaatcaaaaattaagaaagtgTTGCCTATGGGATACACTGACAAGGTAtgtaaaagtgaaaataaacaaatacactAGTCGTCATAATAAACATAGGTACGTgcactaaataaatttataatttttttctaaatttggatattttgaaaacttttcgaGAAATTAAAGCCATAAAAAGGTGATAATGATTTatgacaaataaacaaatataaatgactaaaaaaacaaaaaaaaaactgggaaaacaacattaatagaaaatattttatacttatctttaatatactagaaatattaatgatgaaacattcaactttgaaatttttctttcatcagTAGCACAATCTTTCTTCTCAAAGTTTTTCCCATGAGTTAGAAATATAGTACTAtcaatttaagtttatttttaaaaatcagctGCTTCGTATGTTGTGATTTTGGAGTATAGAATATGAAGTGTTTCTACTCTAGGAAtgataatattctatatttcaaaaaaaccctagattttttaaagtatttcccTCATAATATCACATTAATTATAGTGCTCAAAGGTAAGCGCAAACTATAAATTTCATGCTAGAGGGATATGTCACCACAACAGTAATTTGGCTAtgaatgatcaaaaaaaaaataacacgcAACAACAGtttcttcttttctaatatCACAACAGTtatttttccatactttttgCTCAGCTCTACACGCATAACTTTAAGAACTGTAAGAAAGgtttagaaaattaaaactaaaatttccGATATTTGGGTATATTTTggacctttttaaaatattttcatcatattttcaATGAGTCCTAATAATATCtagaggagcacaagctccaatcacgcaatctgttgtggtgaaaaacatcattaatgGTGATAAATTCCAATTGATAAACTATATgagtttttgttcaataatgaGATTAATATTAGTCTTAGTTTTATCTtaacatcacgtggtattttaagcaactctttcATTTTggcataatatttgaaatcctaaaaaaatattttgaggaaaaCATGATGTGTTgacttaatgattttttaaattaaattaaattagtaatttaaagTGATTAATTTGCccttcaaaagttaatttaaacttGAGATCGTGTTTTTACTAGATTAAGTAGTAAatttcattcatataatatCCTTTATTGATCGTTGAATAATAATGCaagtaattcattaatatttttatgtatttatatctatGTTTGTTGGAGAACAGAAAGAGATAAAAAACTTCATACAGACTGTATCGGTTGCTCAtattccctatttatgagtttaaaaggatcaaaataatgtaattttaagtaataaatttaattgagcTGGGAATTAGTAAAGTCTCATGTATTTATAGTCGGAGTTGTATGGATTTGGAATTagaatacatattattcaaatgataGGAAATATTCCCCCAATAATGTtgcattaataatgtaattaatttattgggaTAAACAAGATTTTATATTCGGTGCCGAAATAGAGCCAATTGGAAACATCAAGCAGACTGTATCAATTGCCTTTATCTCCATTCATGTGATTAAAAGGGTCAAAATAATGTAACTAAGTACATCTAATTCccattaaagtaataattatgggTGATGAGTGAGTCGGGAGTCAGCAAAGTCACATGCAATTACTCAGGGAGTAGGTTTGgaacacaaaaatatgtatatttatctataatttggagtcgtaaaatttaaaatagatttagatTCAGACCTTGAATCTCTAAATTTTAAATCCAACCTCATGAAACTATTTGAatcatacttaataaataaattatcagtccctgaaataataaatcaacataaGCATTTGATTTAAACTACAAACATCTAAGAatcaattatacttaatttatagtttggaataatattttgtgatcttgGTTCTGCAATCCAAATATATGAATTACGTGATTTCAAATCCATTTGATTCATTGTACAAATACACTTGACTCTAtttactttatgaataaatcaCATCAGTATCAAAGATCAAccgaagaataatatttcatattaatttattatttgaatgaaacttactacataaTGATCTTGTACAAACACGAACTGAAGTTCATTCTTTATATTGGAAGGacaaattcatcattttaagtaattaatttaataatttttggaacatttaCGTTAATAACCCCTTTAACATAAATTTACTTTGATGTTGAATAGTAGTCAAACTATCATTTTTTGCTCATGAAcacatttttggaatttcaaatattttcttggaataGTTGCTTAACATACACCgtgatattgatataaaattacaaatacggCAAATATTACAATCTTagaattgtattaaatttatatgtgttTACCAAGTGGAATTTCTCATAAGCAAGATGCTTTTCACTaccaacaggttgcgtgattttagcttgtgctcctccagatagtattagacTCATGGAGATAAAATACAACATAATGTAATGTGAAAACGTAGTTGaagttgtcaaaaaataagacatagttgaccaaaacattcaaaatgtaatagttCGGTACGTTAAAACATAAAGGGCGCTTCAAGTACcgttaatcatttaaatatttattgtgataattataatttattagcataattatataaacttagAAATGTCAATATGTTAATAgagtatttttgaacatattatttatgaaggatattaatatttatttcaatttttaaatttaaatataattttatttagcctttcaaaataataataatggatttggGAGATTATACTGACTctaattcaattcaagaataaatgattattgattcttaaatcaatcttaaatctttattttcccAAACTATTATAtagttgaaaattcaaaaaccatcggaacaacttatttttatttttatcaacagaAACTCTCTCTGCAaacgaagaagaagaaaagaatatatataatattacgaATTCTTTGTGTTGGATCGTTCCTAGGTCTGATTGCCTAACTAGTCTCCCCCTCCatctttcagtctttttttatcagtctgaggatttttacaattcaacagtcctaaggaccgatactCCGGTGGTTCAGACTTACTGTCCCAGCTATCTTTATAGCTATTCTTTACTTCTAGCTAaggatgaataatataaaaacgaagaaaataataatagctagaacgtataatattaagttctagccacatacctcctactttaaacttaaggTATTTTGTCTCTTGAAAGAGGTAATGTTGAACAGCAAGAGTGACATAGTAATAGTTAGTACCTGCGTCATTTTatctgttgtagttaccataaaagaccgataaggaccagtcctagaactaacaaattttattagggcCGAACTCATAGGACTACAGGCTTGTAAGTTCTTTAGCCCGATCTAATACTACAAATTATACAATCAATCTACACGACTATCTTTTTTATCTACTCTTAACATcgactgtcaaaaaaaaaaaaaaaaaagatgaaaaatatggtagctagccttctgtatttttttgttgccaactattaattactatttagaaaatatttatgataatttatttcattgacaGAGTACGAAATGccacaaaacataaaaagagggctcttaaaatgtataaattattataaaatccaAATCCTAAGTTATACGGACTGTTTAACACCCGGGAAAAACTTGTCTACAAATGTATGGCGCTAGTATCGTGGCAAAACCTCATAAAATTTGAAACGATACTGAAACTTAGTGAAAACATAATGTATTGTGAAAAATTTAAGCTCAAtgtaaagtttatattataagaaaatgatgCTTGCTCAGGGGAGTCCGCAGGGGGTTGGGGGTAGGAGGGGCTTTAGCccccaaatcaaggaattttgaaatattattgagatggaagaaaaaataataattttaaatttttaaaaatccaattaaaaaaaaaaatcctgaaaatttttgcaatgaaatattcaaaattgatttaaaaaatatattgaattacttGGAATCTTGATAAAAtgattgttaaaattattttttcctctccttataaaaagaaaaaatgagttgACTATGAAATTGATGAACCAGATTATGAGTTATGACAAATTATAAGaaacaaacttatataaatttaatttattatttcagaaaTTTCTTTAGTCTGTATTGAAAGATTGATAACTACAAAAGTGCTGGAAGAATTAAAGTGAAGTAAATAGTTTCCAATTTCTTCAATACAGTTTGAAGATACTGTtcctcaaattgaaaaatatattgttaagaATCAATTCGGCAGTAGAgataaaaatttgcaattttgcaCTACAAAGTAtcatagttattacttattaattatcatagattttactttttaaggtgtttattttcaatataaggtaaataaatttcaaacttattgaactttgtaaaaaaatggttcaCTGCAATGAGTTTTCctttttgttgaaaatctaGATCATGCCAAGTTATAGCAGTCCACTGAAACTTAAGGTATTTTGTCTGAAAAACActggtatttttatatatatttaacagtATTTACCAACTAGGTCAGGGGTCGGGAAGCCATGGCTTGAAAGGCAGATGTAGCTTTTTTGATGACTGCATCTGACTCGCttacaaatttgtaataaaaaaaatgataacgttaaaaatattgttgattgCTGCTATCCTCAGTGTGGCACAACGTTATCAGGGGGCTGTACCCCGAAATCATTGAATTTTTgtgttgtattaaaaaaattatttgtgaggaagaaaaaatttaacccAAAAATTGAGAGAAAATTTTAAGGCAATATGTGTTGTTCATGGCTCCATCAGTCAAAAAGGTTCCCGACCCCTGTACTAGGTATATTAACGAATGAAatccatatttaaatttatatcttgtAAATTTTTCTCCTGATTTCATTGATGCCTATATTTATGGATAGTGACaaagtaattttcatttttgactttctcttagtaattataattagagatCCTATGAAGAATTACAAATTGATTGAATAGAGGGCAcatattcttgtacatcaatcGGCCAGTATAGGAACTGGTTTGCTGATGCACGCACTAGTATCCCTACAAAACTCAATAAGATTTGaaacgataattatgactgaaaatattatgaaatgtaaaagaACATGCTCAAGGCAAAGTTGATAGCACAAGAATATGATGCCTCGTAGTATGGTGAatgtttcaaaagaaattttacTCCCTCTTAGTGTTTGAAATTACTAAGTGAACTGAGCATTCTTGTACGTCAAAC
The sequence above is drawn from the Lepeophtheirus salmonis chromosome 5, UVic_Lsal_1.4, whole genome shotgun sequence genome and encodes:
- the LOC121118924 gene encoding uncharacterized protein isoform X2, translating into MKLWKNEEETTKEIANNTNNKNQCQDNVLNAGFCKVNPKTKIGQQVYSIIMILLPFLPIAALIIQNATTLNDLLIYQQDVEESRNKVNGATHLEKFISNMQRERSEVAFYIFTYGKQSLGLNLSERFKITDGALERTPWPDIKESKEKEMFKSKLRFQIRHGDFRQRISQDEEDINSILNWYNSVNSVFLNHLSTGIKTTNSSTVWKYLIAYVNLLRCIENLGIAVAYGIRYYGQGKITYDNYIQYIRHITLGDEYLEQSQNYVPFMKDLYQKIKSKGVHYSALQKSRKAVLAQIPRQASTGEALKFYQATFGYTEALRDAIRDLRLRIEAIVVEELKAANRQQAFGIMILISVLIISPIIIFLVRNATVTIKRFSTTISYKADEIKFERKK
- the LOC121118924 gene encoding uncharacterized protein isoform X1, encoding MTTILKLWWKSNISRTRVMNTNNKNQCQDNVLNAGFCKVNPKTKIGQQVYSIIMILLPFLPIAALIIQNATTLNDLLIYQQDVEESRNKVNGATHLEKFISNMQRERSEVAFYIFTYGKQSLGLNLSERFKITDGALERTPWPDIKESKEKEMFKSKLRFQIRHGDFRQRISQDEEDINSILNWYNSVNSVFLNHLSTGIKTTNSSTVWKYLIAYVNLLRCIENLGIAVAYGIRYYGQGKITYDNYIQYIRHITLGDEYLEQSQNYVPFMKDLYQKIKSKGVHYSALQKSRKAVLAQIPRQASTGEALKFYQATFGYTEALRDAIRDLRLRIEAIVVEELKAANRQQAFGIMILISVLIISPIIIFLVRNATVTIKRFSTTISYKADEIKFERKK